A single genomic interval of Prochlorococcus marinus XMU1406 harbors:
- the isiD gene encoding protein IsiD, which produces MKFISENKISEELVNSFDEEMTLELAKRLEEDNYNTPFDGLKDWHLLRALAINRPELTTNYTHLLDQEPFDEN; this is translated from the coding sequence ATGAAATTCATTTCTGAAAATAAAATAAGTGAGGAACTAGTAAATTCTTTTGACGAAGAAATGACCCTTGAGCTCGCTAAAAGGCTAGAGGAAGATAATTATAATACTCCATTTGATGGTTTAAAAGACTGGCACTTACTTAGGGCTCTTGCAATCAATAGACCTGAATTAACAACTAATTATACCCATCTCCTCGATCAGGAACCTTTCGATGAAAACTAA
- a CDS encoding DUF565 domain-containing protein, whose amino-acid sequence MVVKPQKTKFQLKIVENIQTLSIWANNPWRRYSISLITLLIGYFFGSSLGMVSAVVELMDPVAAFLSVVFIEFLIVLRRNFRFERKKKFLVLLLDSLRLGLFYGFFTESLKLL is encoded by the coding sequence ATGGTTGTTAAACCTCAAAAGACAAAATTTCAGCTAAAAATTGTGGAAAATATTCAGACATTAAGTATTTGGGCTAATAATCCATGGCGAAGATATTCAATATCATTGATTACACTTTTAATTGGCTACTTTTTTGGAAGTTCTCTTGGTATGGTAAGTGCCGTTGTGGAACTCATGGATCCTGTTGCCGCTTTTTTATCAGTAGTTTTTATTGAGTTTTTAATAGTTCTAAGAAGAAATTTTAGATTTGAAAGGAAAAAGAAATTTTTAGTACTTTTATTAGATTCTTTAAGATTGGGATTATTTTATGGTTTCTTTACTGAAAGTCTTAAGTTGCTATAA
- a CDS encoding aspartate carbamoyltransferase catalytic subunit, with protein sequence MQIWPHKHIHTLANFSIKDYESVFELANRFDALKNAGTKKIPALQGTLVTSLFFEASTRTKNSFELAAKRLSADVQTFAPSSSSLTKGETIIDTAITYSAMGADTLVIRHSSSYITFEIAKRLDAINSKTSVLNAGDGLHSHPSQGLLDIYTLIKFFSQKTLNLEVLNSKKILIIGDVNHSRVARSNLWALSAFGADIILCGPKTLIPDEFINFLKTPAPNQTEDPVKSRGSITISRSLEESIKIADAIIVLRLQKERMMENLLSSIDSYSLDYGLTPEKLSLNNKQIPILHPGPINRDIEISSKVVDRYPNCLINNQVANGIPIRMALLYLLHKHNK encoded by the coding sequence ATGCAAATTTGGCCTCATAAACACATCCACACACTAGCTAATTTTTCAATTAAAGATTATGAGTCAGTATTTGAATTAGCTAATAGATTTGATGCACTAAAGAATGCAGGAACAAAAAAGATACCGGCCTTACAAGGGACTTTAGTAACGTCTTTATTTTTTGAAGCTAGTACAAGAACAAAAAATAGTTTTGAGCTTGCAGCAAAAAGACTTTCTGCTGATGTCCAAACGTTTGCTCCATCCTCCAGTTCTTTAACAAAAGGCGAAACAATAATTGATACAGCCATAACTTATTCTGCTATGGGGGCGGATACATTAGTTATCAGACATTCATCAAGTTACATAACCTTTGAGATCGCAAAAAGACTTGATGCAATAAATTCCAAGACTTCGGTTCTTAATGCGGGAGATGGATTACATAGTCACCCCAGCCAGGGATTACTTGACATCTATACATTGATAAAATTCTTTTCCCAAAAAACACTGAATCTAGAGGTTTTAAATTCCAAAAAAATTTTAATAATTGGAGACGTTAATCATTCAAGGGTTGCCAGGTCAAATCTTTGGGCTTTGAGTGCATTCGGCGCCGATATAATCTTATGTGGTCCTAAGACATTAATACCTGATGAATTTATCAATTTTTTAAAAACCCCCGCACCAAATCAAACAGAAGATCCTGTTAAATCAAGAGGTTCCATAACAATTTCTAGATCATTGGAAGAATCAATAAAAATTGCAGATGCGATTATTGTTTTAAGACTCCAGAAAGAGAGAATGATGGAAAATTTACTAAGTAGCATTGATTCATATAGTTTGGATTATGGCTTAACCCCAGAGAAATTATCTTTAAATAATAAACAAATTCCAATTCTACATCCTGGTCCTATTAACAGAGATATTGAAATAAGTAGCAAAGTGGTAGATCGATATCCTAATTGCTTAATCAATAATCAAGTTGCAAATGGTATCCCTATAAGAATGGCTTTACTTTATCTATTACATAAACACAACAAGTAA